The genome window TACGGCGAGCTTTGTGCCTTGCTCTTCGCCAAAAGTCACTATGATGAGGTATATGTCACCACCAGTTAATGGGAATATTATATATCTTATATGTTATAGACAAAGTgattttagttttgtttatttgaatTGTTTACAGCATTGCAGAGTTTTTGAGAAATAACTCCAGACAGACATGGATTAAAgttggaacccatatgttttTCCTGCATTTTCCAGGCATACCGGTGGTGTATAGAAGCTATGAAGGAAATTACTCCAGGGCTGCCTGTCAAAGTAGTGGTTGATGTCCTCCGGCAAGCCTCAAAGGTTAACTTTAGTTTGTTTATATTACTagatattattgttattattgagGGTACAGTGTCTTTGCAAAATGTATCTACAGAACAGCAATCTGTTGTGCATTGTAAGGAAATCCCTTGAGCCGACATCCATGTCTGATATTTGACTTGTCTCTCTGCTGCAGGCCTGCGTTGTGAAGAGAGAGTTTAGAAAAGCAGAGCAGCTGATCAAACATGCAGTGTTTTTAGCAAGGTAACCTGCTGTGCCTTATAAAGACCCAAATTATTTTTATTCCTTCTGTTATCATGAATTCTAATTAAATATTTTGTGTCTTGCAGAGAACATTTTGGACACAAGCATCCCAAGTACTCTGACACGCTGCTAGATTATGGATTTTACTTATTAAATGTAGACAACATATGCCAATCAGTTGCTATTTACCAGGTAAGTAGAGTGATTGGGAACAGAAGtgtgtaaatgttttctctgcCCCTGTTTATTATTAAAACAGCTGTGTGGcataatatctatatataaatTTAAAGTCCTTTTTTTCTCTACAAATTCCAGACAGCGCTGGACATTCGACAGTCTGTGTTCGGGGGGAAGAACATCCACGTTGCCACAGCCCATGAAGACCTGGCCTACTCCTCGTATGTGCACCAATATAGCTCCGGGAAATTTGACAACGCTCTGTGAGTACAATGAATCTTACAAACTTGTGACTGTTTCTAAACCAGCCAGTTAATTACATTAGACATGAGCTCCCTTGCAGATGTAGCACAAGACTATGACTCATACTGTGCCTGTTCTGTTACTCACTGGACTGGGATATATGTTATGTGGCTGCATGCTTTGGATGTGTGCCATTTCATATATTAAAAAGCGTTGATCATTTTAGACACAATGATAGATGATGGCAAGGATAAGATTGTATTTTCTAACTGATCCGGTGACACCGCGTTTTGTATACAGAGGCCCTTCTTCAATGCTTTGGCCTCTCTAACCCAGATGTGAGCTTCACAACAACTTTCCTCAGGGGAAGCACTTGGCTTTCTTGGAAGTGTTTATCCTGAATAGAATATAGTTTCCAGCCAAGTCTGAATTGCATGGCATGTTTGGATCAGCTGCTGTGTTTGTCCCTCAGGTTCCACGCAGAACGTGCCATAGACATCATAACTCACATTCTGCCTGAGGACCATCTGCTGCTGGCCTCCTCCAAGAGAGTCAAAGGTAAGGCAAGTTTCATGGAGATACTGGGCTTCAGCCCACTGTGTGGAGGGTACGGTGGGGAATATCAGGCATGCACTCTATCTTAAAACAAGCATAATAACAGTGTTGGGAAATCCTAGTAAACCTGGTATATTTCACATTTGGTACCAAAGAAATGACATGGTGCTGTCACTGTGGCTCCACTGGTAAATCGTGGGCAGATGTCTAATATGTTTTTGATCATACTTTATTTCCTTCAGCTCTGATTCTGGAAGAAATCGCCATTGACTGCCACAATAAAGAGACAGAAGAGCGCCTTCTTCAAGAGGCTCATGACCTGCACCTCTCCTCACTGCAGCTGGCCAAGAAGGCCTTCGGAGAGTTCAACGTCCAGACAGCCAAACACTATGGCAACTTAGGACGACTCTACCAGTCCATGAGGAAgttcaaggtgtgtgtgtgtgtgtgtgcatgtttttgtttgtttcattgtGAAAATAGCTCAGAGCTTGTTGCCAGTTGTGTCTTGGCATATGAAAGACATAAGATACAGAGATGAGCTGGTATTTGCCAAATATGACCGACACAACACGTCTTTCTTCTCAAGAAAAGCTTtaagtgctgtttttttctgttcttttagCGAAAATATACCAACCAGTTTGTTTAATCCTGATATAATAACGGCCTAAACAGAAAGTTCCacatagagctgggcaatatatcgatattatatcaatatcgtgatatgagactagatatcgtcttagattttggatatcataatatcgtaatatggcataagtgttgtcttttcctggttttaaaggctgcattacagtaaagtgatgtcattttctgttaccagactgttgtaactgttctattatttgcctttacccacttagtcattatatccacattactgatgattatttatcaaaaatctcattctgtaaatattttgtgaaagcaccaatagtcaacactacaatatcgttgcggtatcgatatcgaggtatttggtcaaaaatatcgtgatatttgattttctccatatcgcccagccctagttccacatcagctgcagccattttgattgttttttaaaacGCCTCAACAGCGCTCGTCTTTGCCATCTTTGTCTCAGACTTGCCCCACAAGACAAACGGTTGTGACTAAGGCCGCTGGAAGTCTGTCCAAAGCGGAGGAGGACCAGATGCATCTGCAagagcaaataaaacatgagcATGCAGATTCGTCTGGTTCCCAGGCAACAAAGTTACAGTCTTTAGTGTAAAATTCCCTTTTTGTGTTTCCCTGTTGAGGAACAGTTGAGGGATAGTAACAATAAGAGTACATTTTTTAGTAGAAAGAACTTTGTAACTTTGGAAGATATCTACTTGATTTGACACCTTTTTGACAAGGGAAATTAGTTTAAAATAACCCTTGGCATCCATTTTGCATGGAACAAGGACTGTGAGTTTTATCCCCCATCACTTACATTGAAAGTGCCTTTAGAAAATGATGAACAGTATGTTCAGTATGAACAGAAGGAATGATTAAAGTAATCAAAATCTGTTTCATTTTCCATATTGGTATTTAAGCTATGACTGTGGAAAAGAAACcaaatgtgttaaaaataattcattaattattgTGGTTTTACGGGTGTCCATGTAACCAGGAGGCAGAGGAGATGCACATCAAAGCCATCCAGATCAAGGAGCAACTTCTGGGCCATGAGGACTACGAGGTGGCTCTGTCTGTGGGTCACCTGGCCTCCCTCTACAACTACGACATGAACCAGTATGAAGACGCAGAGAGGCTCTACCTGCGCTCCATCGCTATCGGTCAGACACAGGGATGGGATGGGTCACTCATGCTGGCTGTTACTTTTTTACCTTTGTCTggttttcaacaacaacaaaaaactgttCTTCCTTTACTCACTTTATTGTAAATGGAGTACTTTTGTTCATGCCGGGATCCTGTACTGTACATATGATATATTAGTTTTTCCAGTGAGCTGTTGAATAAGCAGGTAGGTAAGCTGGTAGCGTGTTTTGATCCCATCCTATGAACTGAACCTGCTCCAGAGCAGGTTAGCCATTCACCATAATTACCATGGTTAAAGTAAATGATTGCTTCTAGATACTACAAAGCCTGGTTTAAGATCATGGATCGCTGCATAGTCCTCCAATCTTGCTTTGTAATACAGGGCTTTGGACACTTCTGTTTCTCACGGActccagaaaaatgtgtttttctgctCTGCTCGCAGGAGTGCTGCTGCAAATGAACCAAATCCTGAGCCAAAGCTGCCAGCTGAGTCAGACTGATTTGATATGCTTCTCTCATATGTTGACACGAGCCCCTAATACTTAATGTTTGTCCAAGGCTTACTAGCCCATGGTGGGGCATTGAGTTAGCCATTAGGAGCTTAATTAGTTTgtaattaaaggtgctctaagcgatgtcacgcgttttttagactacaacattttttgtcacatacagcaaacatctcctcaccatccgctagctgcctgtcccctgaacacactgtaaagaaaacgcggtctctgtagacagcccaggctccacaaacggcaacaaaaacaaactgcgccaacctgaaCTACGAAAcctaacaaacagtgttccagccaataaccgacacgAAGGATTtaggggtgggggttgggaggTTAGTGCGCGGAGGAAGGAAGGATTTTGATCatagatcagaatcagaaaaggatttattgcaaAGTAAGTAACACAAGGAATTTTCCTTGGTGGATGGtgcatataaaaacataaacatattaaaagaaaaataaacaatgatTGTAAAAGAAACGGTAGGGCAGCATTAAACAATTATTTTCGTTATTGATTATCAGCTTATACATTTCTTGATTAATCGCTTGATCTCCTAAACAtcagaaaatattgaaaaatgtcAACCTATATTTTAGAGCCTGAcattgttttgtccgaccaacagtcctAAACCCAAAGACATcaatttactgtaatgtaaGACAAGAAAAAGCATAACATTCTCACATTTGACAAGTTTAAATAATGgaatattgtacatttttgcTTATAAATTGACTAATCGAATGTCACAATAGTTGACCATTCATTTTGGTCGATTGACTAATTAATCGACTAATCCCTGCAGCTCTAGAATGATTACAACATGGTTTGTGATGTGTCCTAACAGgtaagaagctgtttggagagGGTTACAGTGGGCTGGAGTACGACTACCGAGGCCTAATCAAACTCTACAACTCAGTGGGGAACTACGAGAAGGTGTTTGAATACCACAACGTACTGTCTAACTGGAACCGGCTGAGGGACCGGCAGTTTGCTGTGGCCGATGCCCTGGAGGACGTCAACACTACACCGCAGCAGACCCAGGAGGTGGTACAAGCCTTCCTATTGGCTCAGAGCCTGGGCCCCACCCGCCCATGTCTTGGCTGATTTTATgagggaagagaaagaagaagaaagacacATGGGCTTTAGCCTGGCAAGGACACATACTAAGCCCAAATGTGATGCTTCAGTTGCACACAGTTAAATAGTAATGCACAGTCAATTCAAGCATCACTGGCGAGTCAGCTGGCTTTATAGTCACTGCAGCTGCCAGTAcatgcacagacatacacacacatttagttgtggaataaaaaaaagtagAGAAGACACCGTTTTCAAACCTCATCGACATTCATTCAAACCATCAAGATGCATCTCCGGACTGGATGCAGCTTCACCCCACAGAGCAGACAGTTGCATTTCTCCAAGAGAAAGaggacacaactttttttttttttttgtaaaaaaaaaaaaaaaaaaatccctcaaTCGTCCTGTAAGGATGACAaattctctctcctcttctcttgtCTCGGTCGCCTTTTTCTTTTCAGTTTGGAATCGGAGATTTTTTGCTTTTCGTATTTGAACCAGTGTAGTTCTTAATGCCATGAGACTCATCATAGATCAAAACCAAGATATACAGGACAGTATCTGGACCCCACACACATCTGTGAACAACTTGTTTTAACCCACATCCATCATCATCACTTGGTGGATCAGAGACGGAAAATGTCAGATATTTTTTGACACttgtacagtaaaataataCAGCAGATTGTACATTTAAGTTTCAATTGAAGGCATCTTGGTTCTTTTCTTTGCAAAGAAACGAAAGCGGATCCTAATGGTGTTTTTCCATACACGTGTGCTGACTTGGCTCAGTTTGACAGCACAGCAGGGATTTGCATCTCCATTATAAACACACAAGCCTACCCGCTTGAAGGTGTCTTAAACTGCTTTTCTTGAGTCGATGGCATTTAAAAGCAGCGTGCTGATCCATGGCTGTGACTAGTGGTCAAAGGAGTGGCTTTTCCTATaaattcttcacaataaaagtcccccGTTATTAGTAGACACGTGAGTTGAGTCTTGCAACACAAGCTTGTTTGAGGGGGAGAAGGGGGGGATTGTCACGGCAATGGGTTGGCTGCGGTCGGCGAGACGTCCCTGCAACCCGCTTGATGGTGGGTGAGGAGCACCTTGGCCCGACTCCGGAGTTGGTCCATCTCGGGCGTCTCAGCGTGTTTAATCTAGTAATGGAAATGCAAATCAGGAGCGGCTAAAAGTGCAGATGGAAAAACACCATAAGAGAACTCCTGTTCTGAACTGCTTGTTGGAGAGAGATTACAGTACGCAGAAACCATGGAATGTGTTCAACCAGTGGGTCTATTGTTACACACAGAACAGGCTTCACAGGTCTTGTTTTCagtatattttctttcttttttttcaagctTAGTACTGACGATAATTAAAAATGCCAATAATTTATAATATGCAAAAGTATGTTTATGTAGCCCATTGTGTATGCTTTTCTTACTGAGTGAGCCATGAATTCTGAAGAAACAGCTCAACACTATTACTCTAAAACAAGGGACTTGGATAGGATGGAAAAGAGGAAGATGCTAAATGTACAGAGGCGTATAAGTCTCCCTTTATTTGTTAATCTTAAGGTGTggcttcgtgtgtgtgtgtgtgtgtgtgtgtgtgtgtgtgtgtgtgtgtgtgtgtgtgtgtgtgtgtgtgtgtgtgtgtgtgtgtgtgtgtgtgtgtgtgtgtgtgtgtgtgtgtgtgtgtgtgtgtgtgtgtgtgtgtgtgtgtgtgtgtgtgtgtgtatgtgtgtgtgtatgtatgtgtgtatgtatgtgtgtgtgtgtgtatgtgtgtgtgtgtgtgtgtgtgtgtgtgtgtgtgtgtgtgtgtgtgtgagaaactcTGGGTGCCCAAGTGCTCCACTGATGATTACTAGCCTTACACCAGCTTGCAGTTATCTGTAGACGGACCCATACTTCTAAGTGCTAAATAAACTATTACACCCTTAAGGGCACTACAATGGGGACcaatattgtgtatgtgtgtatgcatgcatgtgttgcCAGCCTGTTTACCTGTGCATCTGGCCTTTCCTCTCTATTCCTTCCTGTCAGATATTCCATTCATGAAAAGTTCCAGATATCTTTTTACTggaccatgttttttttttttttttcaacagctTCCATCATACTGACTATTTATGTCCAAAATCCCATCAGTTGTTTCACCATAGAGCTTTAATCATAATGAACCAATGGGATAAATAACCCTGACCAGATAACACGTCTGTTTAAAATTGTAACGCCGTGATGTTCACTTTATTATAACTCATGTCATGCTTGAGCCGCTGGTCTACATGCAGCACTTTTAAAGGATCAGATCACTCAAGTTACCGAAACAATGCATCTCACTTACCTCTAGTGCGGTGGTTCCCAACCGTATTTGACTATAGCCAAACCAGTAGTGGACTTGTAAGGATAATACCAATATTGACATttgagagtttaaaaaaaaactgtatatcTGCAGATATCCATTCTgtttacatgaacacacaacatAAATGAAAATTGTATGTAAATACAAAATTGGgaccaatatacagtatgtacagtacttACAGTAGGCACTTTACAGTGTAAAAATCAACATGTAATGGCACCGCTGTCTACATTTTTCTACTGACGTTTCCTGTGATTCGCTCTGTAGAGAACTGATGAGATTTTCTTACTGGTGGAAAATGTGAAAATAGTGTCCAGCTTTAAAATGAATTCAGGCATTGATAGCCGCAACATTActgaaaatgtgatgccttCGATAAGTTCCCCACTGTGTTTAGTTTTAAGTGAATGAAGAAAACAAGCTTTGCCTTGCTGTTGCTTCAGTGCTGTCGGACGTCTCCCTCTCTAGCAGTGATGTGAGTGGCTCTAGCTGAGGAGGTCCAGCCTTAGCCCCCTTAAAAGGACGCTCAGCTACACTCTCGGTGCTCCGGCTTCAACAAGCGCAACTTCCTTCTCCACACACAAACCCTCCCTCTGGGAGACAGAGGAAGTCTTTCCAGGACAGAGGTGGACATGAATGTTACCAGCAGTCTGTATTTCCAAGCAGTTCTATACACAGATGGCAGATTAGATTTGGACACTTTGCAGAAAGCTGTATATTACAGTAGAGTCAGGCTTGTGACAAATGGTCGATACATATCTTCTCATCCTACAAagtaaataattacaaaaatataatggaaaacTACCCTCAGATACTCCTACGCTGTTGGATATCATCATGGTTTATCCATCCTAGGGTTTATTTAGTTCTCTCCTCCAGCTACACCGTTATTCAAAGGTCACATGTTGACCTGTTGAATTGCATTCTGGTCTATTAGGGCTATTGTTTCGGAGCCACTGGCAAGTGATTCCTGCGTCATCTGCAGTGGATTTTTCTCCGTACGCACCGTGAAAGTTCAAGAAAAGGCTTTTTTCCACTGATTTTAACACAAATCATTGTCTGTCCAAACTCCAGCTGAACTGTCAAATATCCACAATGTCACATTCTGTTTGgccaacaggaaaaaaaaaaagaatggacCCAGAAATGTGCTTTTTTAAAATGGTGTTGAAGTGTTTAAGGAGTGTTTTACCTTTATCAGTAACCCTGAGAAACCAGCTTTCTGATGGAATGTAAGAGATAAGGTTTGACTTGACAATAGCTACTGGTCATTGTGATCTACTGATATCTGAAAGGGAATGCTGTAGTTTCATTGCTGGAGGGGGTGGAGGTTCAGAGGGCGTGGGGCTTGTGGGGAAATACGGACAAAGTTAAAGATGTTCAATAAAGCTGTGATCTCTCCAACAGCCCTGTTTCTCTCTACGTGTTCAGATGATTGACACCAAATGTGATGGGGGGATGTTTCACTGTTGTCCTGTTACTGCTTCACTGCAAAAACATTAAATCTTATATAATTGATCACAAAAGCCAcatgcatttttctgttgtgttcaaACATTAAACTAGAATGTATTCACATATGTGGACACATGCTCATGTACAGTTTGGGGCTGTTTTCCAAGGTTTGGGCCTTTTCCGGTTGTCCTCTCCCCtgttgtcaaatttgaccccttttaaaaatgtctatatcagaaatatgggtttctttgtaACCAAATTACCACAAAAAAAGGATGgtttccatacaacgctctttgcAAATATAATTGatcactttcattgaatttcgggtgaaaattgaaatgttttcaaatcagtatcctgactaaactcaTCCACTCAACATaagttcctctgatcttaactattagtcaaaataattcataatttctgtttttttttaactcaaatatTAGGTATAATtgcatataaatgaggtttattgaccatgaattctaaaaagtagtgtaaaactagtggtagtaagttggtgttagtgaaaaCTTATAGTCAGAAAAAGGGACGAAAATGTCAAGTGTCGAAAAGCTTTtgaccacacaagggttaatagaACTCTTTATGCTAGAGCATGCAATGCTATTTTAGACAATAGTGTTGTACCCTACCAACTTTGTGGCTACAGTTTAGAGAATGCCCATTCCTATTTCAACAGCACAATTCCCCAAAGTGTGTCGGGTCTAACTGCGTTGTATTGTATAGTGGTGAACAGAGACCACACTTCCTGGGACTGTGTTTCAGCATTTTATTGCAAGCCACCAGTAATGACATCTGGATAACCTCCCTGCCATTGTTTGAAACAAAGCATTCACACAGTCTCTCCTACATAAATGCTCTTACTTCCCAGGGAAAAGTCCAGAACGAAAAAAATAGCATTAATTCACGCCAACATtacaaaaagataaataaaagtcTACATTCAAAATACATTCTTTCTGTgtccctgggtagctcacctggtagagcacgtGCCCATATACacaggctcagtcctcgacgcagcagcagctacatgtcatccccccccctctctctcccctttcacgtctaagctgtcctgtcacaaataaaggcctaaaatgccaaaaaaaaaaaaatactttctttCTATATAAATGttacaaataaataatcataCAAAAACTACATACCTGCAATTGTAGAGAAACTAAGCATTTTACAGGGTCTCTCTTGCACAAATAGTCTCTGTGCCTGTTTAACACCATGAACAGTCACACTAGCCAACATGGTCACGACAGCACACTCTAGTGTTGCAAGCTACATGGCAGCACTGCTACACCTGCAAAGGTCCATTAAGAAAAAAGATTTTCCCAGATTGGTGTGAAAGAACTTGACTGGCCTGCACAGAGCCCAgacctcaaccccatccaacacctttgggatgaactggtATAATGTCCAGCaggaaaattatatatatatatatttattttaatatagcgcctttcaagttacaaagtgctttagaataaaacaataatgtaaataaaatcCAAAACAACAAGATATAAAACAATTACAACAATAAAATcagttaagaaaaaaaagatacattcaTAAAATCAAAGTGAGTTTTAAGgaaagatttttaaaaaaagaggtGAGGAACATCAAacctaataaataataataaattgggATTTAGGAATCATTAGGGCCCTGCTAGAGGATCTCAAGCAGCAATCAGGCTTATGGGGAGTTAGCAGAGCACAGACAGGAGCCTGGCAATGTACGGCTTTAAAAACAAGCAGTTatatcttaaaatcaattctaaacCTTACAGGTAACCAATGAAGGACAGACAGCAAGAATTGGTGTGATGTGGTTGCTTATCTCAGAACGGGTTAAAAGCCTGGCAGCAGTGTTTTGTAGAAGTCTTTGGATGTTTCACCTGCTGACACCAGATAAAGCGTGCGGCAATAGTCAAGTCTGGAGGAGATGACAGCATGGATGACCTTTTCTAGATCTGCACATGAAAGGAATAAGTTCAGAAATAATTATAATGACCCATTTAGCCACACACATTCTCATTATGTTCAGCAGAAAGTGTGCAAGcataaaatataggctacattaaggaagtatttaaaaaaaaaaaaagtcccttaCAGATACAGGCTTTTTAGTCAAGCTTCCTGTTCAATAGTGCTTTGATCTATGTGTAGAATAAGTCTCTCCCTTGGGTGATTGGTGTGATTTCATAAAGTAAATTACAGCGATCACAAATACTCTTAccaccaacaaaaaaaacggtTTAATTTTTCATACTTCTAACTGGCCTGCTGACATTCTTGTAACAGTCTCAGAAAAGGTTTCAGTCTTTGCTCAGGTTTAAGAGTAAGTGGGTCCTGCCACTGTGTTCCCTatgaataacaaaaataacattCATTTTCCCTTTAACAGTTCAACAGACCTATGAGGCTTCTTTTCCACATGTATCTGAATGCCTACTGTCAACACAGTCTTACAGTAACAGGGGTAAGATGAGACTCAGCAGCC of Sander lucioperca isolate FBNREF2018 chromosome 5, SLUC_FBN_1.2, whole genome shotgun sequence contains these proteins:
- the appbp2 gene encoding amyloid protein-binding protein 2, translated to MAAVELEWIPETLYNTAISAVVDNYSRSRRDIRSLPENIQFDVYYKLYQQGRLCQLGGEFCELEVFAKVLRASDKRHLLHHCFQALMDHGVKVASVLANSFSRRCSYIAESDAHVKEKAIQFGFVLGGFLSDAGWYGDAEKVFLSCLQLCTLHSEVLHCFRAVECCVRLLHVRNGNCKYHLGEETFKLAQSYMDKLAKHGHQANKAALYGELCALLFAKSHYDEAYRWCIEAMKEITPGLPVKVVVDVLRQASKACVVKREFRKAEQLIKHAVFLAREHFGHKHPKYSDTLLDYGFYLLNVDNICQSVAIYQTALDIRQSVFGGKNIHVATAHEDLAYSSYVHQYSSGKFDNALFHAERAIDIITHILPEDHLLLASSKRVKALILEEIAIDCHNKETEERLLQEAHDLHLSSLQLAKKAFGEFNVQTAKHYGNLGRLYQSMRKFKEAEEMHIKAIQIKEQLLGHEDYEVALSVGHLASLYNYDMNQYEDAERLYLRSIAIGKKLFGEGYSGLEYDYRGLIKLYNSVGNYEKVFEYHNVLSNWNRLRDRQFAVADALEDVNTTPQQTQEVVQAFLLAQSLGPTRPCLG